Proteins encoded by one window of Methylovirgula ligni:
- a CDS encoding undecaprenyl-phosphate glucose phosphotransferase: MKKISLSDLQQVAPDDATSAPRPDAEVTAEKLASAARAMQSGANVPAISRVVLEGLVRFAEFLLITAVGFAVHFVYLAHSEGYGSQYLIVMPLIGALSVLAIQSSELYKISAFRKFPADGLQIAGAVTIVYGSALVFIFFLKLDAVYSRVFMLAWYLGSLAILTGERALLALIVDRLISSGRLARRTILVGGGGAADILLNQLAAQPLADLQILGIFDDRTDARSPAVVAGFPKLGTVDDLIAFSRRTRIDLIIFTLPITAEARILQMLRKLWVLPIDIRLAAHMNKLHFRPHSYSYIGSVPLIDIFDKPIAGWDVVLKYAFDKIVGSLCLVLLAPVMALVALAVKLDSKGPVLFRQKRYGFNNEIVEVFKFRSMRTDLLDFGATKLVTKDDPRVTRVGRFIRKTSLDELPQLFNVVFKGNLSLVGPRPHALHAKAAERQYDEVVDGYFARHRVSPGITGWAQIHGWRGETDTPEKIQGRVECDLYYIENWSIVLDIYILLATPWALFKNRNVY, encoded by the coding sequence ATGAAAAAGATCTCGCTCTCCGATCTGCAACAGGTTGCTCCCGATGATGCGACGAGCGCGCCACGGCCTGACGCCGAGGTAACGGCGGAGAAGCTTGCCAGCGCCGCGCGCGCAATGCAGAGCGGCGCCAATGTGCCGGCGATCTCGCGCGTCGTTCTCGAAGGTCTCGTGCGCTTCGCGGAATTTCTGCTGATCACCGCCGTCGGCTTCGCGGTTCACTTCGTCTATCTCGCGCACAGCGAAGGCTATGGATCGCAATATCTGATCGTCATGCCGCTCATCGGCGCCCTGTCCGTCCTCGCGATTCAGAGTTCGGAACTTTACAAGATCAGCGCCTTCCGGAAATTTCCGGCCGACGGCCTGCAAATCGCCGGCGCCGTGACCATCGTCTACGGCAGCGCGCTGGTGTTCATCTTCTTTCTCAAGCTCGATGCGGTCTATTCGCGGGTTTTCATGCTCGCCTGGTATCTCGGCAGCCTCGCGATTCTCACCGGCGAGCGCGCCCTGCTGGCGCTGATCGTCGACCGGCTGATCAGCTCCGGGCGCCTGGCCCGGCGCACCATTCTCGTCGGCGGCGGCGGCGCGGCGGACATCCTGCTCAACCAATTGGCGGCGCAACCGTTAGCCGATCTTCAAATCCTCGGCATTTTCGACGACCGGACGGACGCGCGCTCCCCCGCCGTCGTCGCAGGCTTTCCCAAGCTCGGGACGGTGGACGATCTCATCGCCTTCAGCCGCCGCACACGTATCGATCTGATCATCTTCACGCTGCCGATTACCGCCGAGGCGCGCATTCTGCAAATGCTGCGCAAGCTGTGGGTGCTGCCGATCGACATCCGCCTCGCGGCGCATATGAACAAGCTGCATTTCCGGCCGCACTCCTATTCCTACATCGGCAGCGTCCCGCTGATCGATATTTTCGACAAGCCGATCGCCGGATGGGACGTCGTCCTCAAATATGCCTTCGACAAGATCGTGGGCAGCCTTTGTCTTGTTTTGCTGGCACCGGTGATGGCGCTCGTCGCCTTGGCAGTGAAGCTCGACTCGAAAGGACCTGTGCTCTTCCGCCAGAAGCGTTACGGCTTCAACAACGAGATCGTCGAGGTCTTCAAATTCCGCTCGATGCGGACCGATCTGCTGGACTTCGGCGCCACGAAGCTTGTCACCAAAGACGATCCCCGCGTCACCCGGGTCGGCCGTTTCATCCGCAAGACGTCTCTTGATGAATTGCCGCAGCTGTTCAACGTCGTCTTCAAGGGCAACCTTTCGCTCGTCGGGCCACGGCCGCACGCTCTGCACGCCAAGGCGGCGGAGCGGCAATATGATGAAGTCGTCGATGGCTATTTCGCGCGCCACCGGGTGAGCCCGGGCATCACCGGTTGGGCGCAAATCCACGGCTGGCGCGGCGAGACGGATACGCCGGAGAAAATCCAGGGCCGCGTCGAGTGCGACCTTTATTATATCGAGAACTGGTCGATCGTACTCGACATCTATATCCTGCTCGCGACGCCCTGGGCGCTTTTCAAGAACAGAAATGTCTATTGA
- a CDS encoding polysaccharide biosynthesis/export family protein has translation MLRGLVSAGLIILSLALGACATTSYSAYFDTNPDAPYTLASGDRLRIIVFGQDSLSNSYAVDGSGHISMPLIGSVVAEGDTTASLARKIEARLRAGYIRDPRVSIEVEAFRPFFILGEVTTPGQYPYVNGMTAQTAVAIAGGFTPRAYKDSVDLTRTIDGHPYTGAVPILQQVKPGDTIVVRERYF, from the coding sequence ATGTTGCGCGGTTTGGTTTCGGCAGGCTTGATCATTCTCTCGCTCGCGCTTGGCGCCTGCGCGACGACGTCTTATTCGGCCTATTTCGACACCAATCCGGATGCCCCCTATACGCTGGCAAGCGGCGACCGCCTGCGCATCATCGTGTTTGGGCAAGATAGTTTGAGCAATTCCTATGCCGTCGACGGAAGCGGACATATCTCGATGCCCCTGATCGGGTCGGTCGTCGCGGAAGGCGATACGACCGCGTCACTTGCGCGAAAAATTGAAGCACGGCTGCGCGCGGGCTACATTCGCGACCCGCGTGTTTCGATCGAGGTCGAAGCTTTCCGGCCCTTCTTCATTCTGGGCGAGGTGACGACGCCGGGCCAATATCCTTATGTCAACGGCATGACGGCACAGACCGCGGTTGCGATCGCTGGCGGCTTTACGCCGAGAGCCTACAAGGACTCCGTCGATCTCACGCGAACCATCGACGGGCACCCCTACACGGGTGCGGTCCCCATCCTTCAGCAGGTCAAGCCCGGCGACACGATTGTCGTGCGTGAACGCTATTTCTAA
- a CDS encoding glycosyltransferase family 4 protein produces the protein MRILHVLRAPLGGLFRHVVDLTREQIERGHAVGLVTDSRTGGRRADETLDALTPSLELGLLRIPMQRPAHILDIPAALRVAAHANALNVDVVHGHGSKGGAYARLPAVLSRADKPVRAYTPHGGSFNYRSGPLIERTYMAIERLLVAGTDVYLFESGYIAQQFRRRVGPTTKLTRIVYNGLSPNEFVPVAPNADAADFLYVGELRAAKGIDTLIDAIALISQGPIKPRLVLVGSGPDDAKLIEHAVQRGIGEQVTFAGVMPAHEAFRLGRVLVVPSRAESLPYIVLEAAAAEVPLVATDVGGINEIFGPYRDRLIVPDDPQLLAATLKKTLTRPADQVRAESRALADFVKTKFKISDMADAVIAGYAEALAARRSRRSPANSSVVPSS, from the coding sequence TTGCGAATCTTGCATGTCTTGCGCGCGCCTTTGGGCGGCCTGTTCCGTCACGTCGTCGACCTGACGCGCGAGCAGATCGAGCGAGGGCACGCGGTCGGTCTTGTGACCGATTCCCGAACCGGCGGTCGCCGTGCCGATGAGACGCTCGACGCTCTCACGCCGTCCCTCGAACTCGGCCTTCTGCGTATCCCGATGCAGCGGCCGGCGCATATCCTCGACATTCCCGCGGCGTTGCGGGTCGCCGCGCACGCCAACGCCCTCAATGTCGATGTCGTTCATGGCCACGGCTCCAAGGGCGGCGCCTATGCGCGGCTCCCCGCCGTTCTTTCGCGCGCTGACAAGCCGGTTCGTGCCTATACGCCGCATGGCGGCAGTTTCAATTATCGCTCCGGGCCGCTGATCGAGCGCACCTATATGGCGATCGAACGGCTGCTGGTCGCCGGTACCGACGTCTATTTGTTCGAGAGCGGCTATATCGCGCAGCAGTTCCGCCGCCGCGTCGGGCCGACAACGAAACTCACGCGGATCGTCTATAACGGCTTGAGCCCGAACGAATTTGTGCCCGTCGCGCCGAATGCCGATGCGGCGGACTTTCTCTATGTCGGCGAATTGCGCGCCGCCAAGGGCATCGACACGCTCATCGACGCGATCGCGCTGATCTCACAAGGGCCGATAAAGCCGCGGCTCGTCCTGGTGGGCAGCGGGCCGGACGACGCCAAGCTTATCGAGCATGCGGTACAGCGCGGCATCGGGGAACAGGTTACTTTCGCAGGCGTCATGCCGGCTCACGAGGCTTTCCGCCTCGGCCGCGTTCTCGTCGTCCCGAGCCGGGCCGAATCATTGCCCTATATCGTGCTGGAGGCTGCCGCCGCGGAAGTCCCGCTCGTCGCGACGGATGTCGGCGGCATCAATGAAATCTTCGGACCTTACCGCGACCGCCTCATCGTTCCCGACGATCCGCAATTGCTCGCCGCGACGTTGAAGAAGACGCTGACGCGGCCGGCGGATCAGGTGCGCGCCGAAAGCCGTGCGCTCGCCGATTTCGTCAAGACGAAATTTAAGATCAGCGATATGGCCGACGCCGTTATCGCTGGCTATGCCGAGGCCCTTGCGGCGCGTCGTAGCCGCCGCAGCCCCGCCAATTCGTCCGTCGTTCCTTCTTCGTGA